DNA from Chaetodon trifascialis isolate fChaTrf1 chromosome 14, fChaTrf1.hap1, whole genome shotgun sequence:
AACTGGAGCGCCAAAGATCGTATCTTAACAAGAGATCTCCCTCGCTTGCGTTAAAAAGACTACAATTCTCTCCgtttaaaaacagtgtttctgttgtctgtgtAAAATTTCACCCAATATTGCTATatgttgatttgatttgtgatGGTTGTCAACTGTTTATTTCCTCTGGTTTGGCAGATGAAGAGTAGAAACATGTGGAAACATGTCTCAGAAATTAAACGGAGTAGAAGCTCTTTCctttttgcatcttttcagAAAGCTGACTGCTGGTGCAATACCCTGACCGAGCAGTTAATTAATAAAACAGCATAGTCATATCttgtcactgaggtagtttttAAGTTTTGTTGAAACTATCTATTGAGTGTTGGCAGTATTTTGTAATACTGTTGCTGTATTAGATTGTCTGATATCAAAATATTTTCCCGAATGTATAATGATGGTCAAGTAATATTAGAAATACTGAACGTGAAACGCACCATTTCTTGTTTATATTTTGCTCACATAATGCATATTCCGAATGAAGCTCAATTTAATAAAATTGTCTTATTAAAGCTTCGGAGTACATACACTGTAGCAGCACTGTAACATTGATAAATTCGTATATGTTTTGACTGGATGCTATTCTGCTCTCAGCAGATCATGGTTTATTGATTCTCACAAAATGCTTTGCAAATAAACCCAGCAGAAGGGAAGCTGTAAACAGAGGTGGTCTCCTATGCCTGTGGTTTGCTTTCCAATACAGATACTGGCCCTGTGTGGAAGTCAGTGAGGGGTCTCAACACAACATTTTTGACCCAGATCCATTTAACTAAATCTACCCATTGAGACAAGTAGACAAACCAGGTAATAATGGAGAATCTTATTATTTGCCTTGATATTAATCGAATTACCATAAACCAACTCATAAATTGAATATGTGGTCCATGAAGCAGTTGCCTGTTTCACCCTGTCACGGCTTAATGAGTTTTAAAGTAAATACAACTGATAGAGATATGTAAATGATATGTTTATAGGCATATATATTGAAGTTAAACTGTTACATGGTTTATGGATTTAATGTAGTAAACATATTGTGCGGAAATTTACAtcacttctgtctgtttttacgTATATTTATTATTAAGCGTTCCGAAAAGGCATCAACAACAATCATGATACCGCAAACTGACACTGGGACTTCTTGCCCTCAGTCTCTCATTCAGGCAGTACGCTGGATGCAAATCCCTCCTACTTCACTAGGATTGGCAGACGAGATATCCAATTAGAGCCCCAAATCGCAACAAAACTCAGCGATGATTGGTGGAACTCATTGGAGGCGGGTGACGGCCCAAACGGTTAAACTCAGGGCGACGAAAGCTCCACGGCTAAACGCggaaagagaaacacactcatCGCTGTACTATTGTACAATTTGCCTTCAACAAGACAGATATAACGTTAGAAAATATCAGCGGGACACGAGTTCAAAGAAACAAGTTGACATCATGCAAAGGAAGAAGGACATTTATCAAGGTACGAGAAAAGCCGTGGTTTTCATTTTGTAATTTGACAACGTTCCCTCTTTCCCTGAGTTTCATTTACTGAAAACTTGACCTATTTCGTGAAACGAGTAGCTAACGTTACttagcttctagttagcaagctagctagctaacattgTGGCGTATTGTGAGTTCAGCGCAGTAACCTAATTAATGTGACTGTAGCACCTTAACCACTGATTTTGACTAAGGCCTAGCAACATTAAAGTCAAAtctttcataaaaaaaatatgtctgTGATAACAttccctttttcctcctctcaggtggCGCTCCTGTTGATAGATTTCGAGAACACTCGAGacttatgcacacacatgtgagTATGATTCACCGGACAATTTACATTGTATTTTCATTGCTATGAGATTACTGGTATTTCCGGTTAACAGTGCGCTGCTGGTAACGTGCCACCTGGTCTAGCGTTACCACAACACCGAGCCCAAAAAGTTGTGCccctgagtccatgtgttcacctccttcatccagtcatgtgttcacaaagtggtgaacctcgctccatcctggCTGCCCctacccaatcatgatactgtcagctgctaccaatcaacctgtttacctgtggaatgatccaaacaggagtttttggagcgttccacatctttctcagtctttagttgctcctctCCCAACATGTTTAAAACGTATTTActgtatcaaattcagaataagcagagcAAAAATCAATGATATTGATTGGGTAAAACAGTAACTACTAGTCTCAatgttacagcagcaataaTAACTGTCAGCTCttgtggttaaaaaaataacatcacaCATAATCAGCTgatctttcctcctcctcaggaaTCTATGGTGGATTACATACGTCGACGTCATGCTATGAACTCCTTCCTGGATGCCTTTACTGCTGGTCTTTTCGGTAAGGCGTTTTCTGAAGTGGAGATAAAACGCCTGGTATTATTGGACTTAAAACCAATGAACCAAAACAGACTAGTTTGCTCTTACTCGTTGACATTGCACAAGTACATACAGGTTGTGTATTTTACTTCTTAGAGGTGTCAGGTGTTGGCAGGATGAGCAGGTAACACCTAATCACTGCCTTCTTACTCAGTTCCTGAATCATCCAGTGAAAGTCCACGTCTGTGAGTGCATTTGTTGTTAAAGATGCAGCAACAGAAAGAGAGCATGTTGCTAGTGGACCCATAGCCTCAacctgttttttcccccttaacCCCAGCAGGTTAACCAGCAGATACACAAGATGAAGATACATATCATCTTAGTTTTGCAATCTCTATTGCAGTGCAAGACTCTAAATAGTTCATTACAGGTCTATAAGAATGCAACGGTCTAGATAACATAAGATGCATATAATAGTTAATGATTACGCTGTTCCCCAAAGTGTACAACTTTGCTAACACAGCCAAACACCAAGCAAATGCTGCAACGCAAGACAAAACTTAGCAAGTCTGCTAATATGACTTATCAGTCAAAACAGCAAGATGGCCAGCTGGGTGTCTGTCTtgcagtcttttatctcaacgACTAAAATACAGTCAGAGTCCAAAGCTATTCGGCCATCTGACAGACAGTTGTGATGGAGGTTACTGGTGAGATTATTCACCAAAATCAGTCAGACTGAGAAGAGTTAATCGCCGAGTTCTGCCTCTGCACATACAGTAGTAGTACTGTATAGTGAACTACAGTTTACCTACCTGTCCTTTTTAAAACAATAGTCTGATTTAAATGTCTTTGTGGGTTCAGATGATGCGCGCGCTAACTTGAAATGAGAGTAAATGAAtggctgctctttgtgtttgtctgtatctCCCAGGTTTTGATTTTTTAAGGACTGTCGATGGAAACCTGGACGAAGACAGCCTAtattctgatgatgatgacgacgatgatgatgatgatgactacTATCCACGCAGTGTTTCTCACAGGCCTTTAGAACCACACCCACGAATAAGACAACTTACAGATGAGGTATGACTCTTCTGTTTCGCTCTTTGAAAGTGAAACCCTAACATTTGCCTCATTATTTATGGCTGATTTGTCACGATCTAACTGACTTGACTTCACTGTATGAAGAATACATTTAAGAACTTTAGAGATTTAAGAACTTTAAACAGTAGTACATTGTGTATTGTCTTTTTAATTCCTTGGATTTCCTGAACGTTGACTCATCTtaggttttctttctttcaggaAGCAGATAAACATGCAAAAGAATTGATTGAAGAAGAGGAACGGCGtaaggagaaaacaaagaggaacaaGCGTAAGAAATTGGTCAGTATTGGAATAATTATTAGGATTTTACCTCATtttgaatgttgttttttttcttaagtggAGATGTAACACACACTAAGGGTTGTTGTCGGGTGCTGATCACTGGAAATCCCCCCAAATATGAATTTCATTAAGAGTGTGCTACAGTCCTGTCTTTGGCAATGTCTTTCAACACTTTTCTTCATTGTGTTACAGCgtaagaaagagaagaaacgATTAGAAAAGGAGAATGCAGTTAAAGATGTTTTACCTGTAAGTCTTGTTTTACTTCTCTTACTATGAGTACACATAAGTATTGTAGTCTGGAAATAAAATCCAGACACCATGTTTTTTTCAAAGCCATGCTGATTacatcatgtcatttttttgttaTCTCAGGAGGAAGAACAAGCAAAGTTAGACTCCTCTGAAAATCAGGAAGAAAATCCTGTtattgaaaataacacagatgcGAATGAATCTCCTGAATCTGCTAAATCAAAAATTGCAGCTGAGGCGGTTGGATGTGATGAGAGctgtgataataataaaaaagaaaatcatgtgaaGATGTataaggaggaagatgaggagcaAAAGGTTTGTGGagattttaacatttctgtgtgttgctcactgaatgttttttctCGTAAACTACTCTTATTTTAGGCTGTTGCAGACCAATAGCCTAAAATAAGCCTAAAAGAATAATTTAAATGGTTCTGGAAATGTTTTGAAGTGATGCTTTGAGAGGCTGGTTTCATAAATACAGTTAAAGACCTAAAACGTTAGCAATGCTAATTATTATGTTCTGTTTTAAAAGTGTTCCAGCTTTTTTGGAGTCATGGTTGTCCTAACCTGGACCTACAAGTTAGCAGAAGTACTGAGATCTGCCACACTGACTCACGTAATGATGCTGACAGgtttttgtactgtttgtgCAATGGATGATTTTAGACATTGTCTGAAGTCAGACTATTGATTTGATCTAAGCCACAGTTCAAGACTGCCTTTATGAAACTGGCCCAAGATTTTAAAGATTGGTCCTGTTGtatcacacaaaacacagattcaTTTTTGGACGATTATCTTTACATCACcatcttgtttttcattatcCTCCACAGAATTTGGAGGTAAATAATTCATATGTTTCGACGGCTAACTCTGAGGTGCCTGAGGAGACGTGTAACCAGAGGCCTtcgagagaaaagaaaaagaaaaaatctaaattgCTGGAAGGTCAGGAGCCCAAGGAGGAAAACCCGAAAGTTGAGGAGAAACCTGAGGTTcaaaagaaggaagagaaacATGAACCCAATAAAGAGGTGGGAACGCTGAAAACAAGTAAAGGGTTGAAATGCAGAAACCTGCTTGATTGCAGATATTTTACACTTGAGTCACACCAGACAGAAACTAAATCTTAAAGTTCAGGCTGGAGGAAAGTCCAGTGTTTCCTGCAGTGCTCGGTGTGCTTCACAGACTCATGTGTTACTTTGCATTTCAACAGGCAGCAGTGGATCCTGTGGCAGAAGACTTTgcaagaagaagcagagagctTGCTGGTAAGTTGTATTTCCATTAAAATGTTTCTCTGTGAGACTTTGACAAAATGATGATGTGAAGGCACTGAAGCGAGCACAGCTGTCCTTGGTCTTCCTTCCAGGTATTGGAAATCGTTTAGCTGCCTCTGGACAGTATGAGATGGCTGTGAAATACTTCACCGACGCCATTAAATACAACCCAAAGGAATTTAAGTAAGACCATGGACTTACATTTACTTCAGTCTTCATTAAAGCGCCCACAGGCTTCTGTTAATGACCTTGAATTATGTTTACTACTGTTTTTCAGGCTATTTGGAAATCGGTCCCTGTGTTATGAAAGAATGCAGCAGTATGAAAGCGCTCTCAGGGATGCTGACCTTGCACTCTGCATTGAACCAAACTGGATAAAAGGTTTATTTAGAAAAGGAAAAGCGCTCTGTGGACTCAAGGTAAATCACACATCCTGTATCCAGTTAACCCTGCTTAAACTGTgcaccttttgtttttctgtgtgtgctttccctTTATGTTACAAGTGGCTGAACATTCAGAAAAACACCTAATATTGTTGTAAAACCTGTGTGCAAGTCAAGAAGTTGGTAGTAGAGTCAAGAACACAATCTACAATGTTAATTCCCCTCATTTCCATTGCTTAAATAAAAGTGCTTCATCACttaattaatgtgttttaaatccTCTCTAATTCCTGCTTCACATCCTCTCCAGAGATACTACGACGCCTCGCTCATCTATAAGGAGGTGTTGCAGCTGGAAAGTTCGAGCATTGAAGCCACACAGGAGCTGAAACGAGCGCAGACGTTGCACCTTATGGTAGGAGAAGCTAACGTACAGAGATTCACAAGGCAAAAAAAGCCCGATCGTTAAAAAGGAAAGGACTTTCACTCAGCACAGTGACTGAGAATAATAGGAAATAGTTGTTTCCTCTGCCGGTTTATATTTCattcagcagtttcagttcatgtttttgaGGCGTTCATGCTCAGTATGTGAGCATTAGGGTGAATCTGCAGGGTGTCAGCTGGAGGGAAttgatgattttaataaatTCTAATTATAAAATGTGTACATGCCCTTTGAGACTTTAACATCTTCCGTTTCAGGAAATGGGCTTCAGCTGGACGCAGAGCTCTGAGGCCTTGAAATCACACGCCACTTTAGAGGAAGCCGTCGAAGCTCTGTTTGGTGGTGACAGTAATCCTGGTCCTGAAGGTTAATGTCTCACAATGTTTCTCAGAGTTGGAGAGATGAGCCTTTTCTTCAGCGATGTCCTGGTATTTGAGCTCTGTGTTTCTTGGCTCTCTTCAGATGCCGCTGCTGTCAGTAGAGACATTGCAGAGCAGCCGGcggtggaggaagaggacgaggacgatGAGGGAGAATGGATTGTCCTACAAACGAGCCGCCCCAGAACGCAGCAGATCAGAGAGTCTGATGCTTCAGGCCAAAGCAGATCGAAATCTCAGTCACCGACCCCTCCCTCAAGAAATTCTGTGAAACCGTAAGTTGACTGCATGTCTTTaatgtgtattttaaaatggtgattatttcattttaaagtgaaaaatgctACTTAATACTGCTTGTAATACTTTAAAGTGGCAAAATGTCCACCTCACCACAGGTTGCATATGTGCCTCAGATTATTACCTTGTGAAGGTTTTAGAAGCTTAAAGGTAATTTTATCCACGGTTACAATTTTAAAAAGCGAACATTTAAGAAAAGCCAGAAAAATGTGAACTGTGTTTGGCAGCAAAAGTAAAAGAGGAACAATTTATATATAGAAAATAAGTTTTGCCTTGACCTTCGACTGCATCGTGGTGACATTATGAGAGAACACAACGCTATCTGGACAGATTAGTATTCATAGAGCATAAACTGCTCTAGGATGGTTCCAACTCGAGGGGAAATGTTCAAGGTGGAAGGGAACGTAGCGCCCCTCCGACCGAACCAAATAACTTTATTCTTGGC
Protein-coding regions in this window:
- the LOC139341789 gene encoding uncharacterized protein isoform X1 is translated as MQRKKDIYQGGAPVDRFREHSRLMHTHESMVDYIRRRHAMNSFLDAFTAGLFGFDFLRTVDGNLDEDSLYSDDDDDDDDDDDYYPRSVSHRPLEPHPRIRQLTDEEADKHAKELIEEEERRKEKTKRNKRKKLRKKEKKRLEKENAVKDVLPEEEQAKLDSSENQEENPVIENNTDANESPESAKSKIAAEAVGCDESCDNNKKENHVKMYKEEDEEQKNLEVNNSYVSTANSEVPEETCNQRPSREKKKKKSKLLEGQEPKEENPKVEEKPEVQKKEEKHEPNKEQAAVDPVAEDFARRSRELAGIGNRLAASGQYEMAVKYFTDAIKYNPKEFKLFGNRSLCYERMQQYESALRDADLALCIEPNWIKGLFRKGKALCGLKRYYDASLIYKEVLQLESSSIEATQELKRAQTLHLMEMGFSWTQSSEALKSHATLEEAVEALFGGDSNPGPEDAAAVSRDIAEQPAVEEEDEDDEGEWIVLQTSRPRTQQIRESDASGQSRSKSQSPTPPSRNSVKPKRFPVWVGSLAPSVTYATLHELFSRAGTVNSIKMLLEHQCAFVNYTRKEDCERAIQCINGMVVEGSPLSVRYPSKFQMMPKSAADPSSQPGPYKKECFFWRTTGCTRSDCTYKHVPEHKNIDRDKFTSRLGNHHM
- the LOC139341789 gene encoding protein STIP1 homolog isoform X2; the encoded protein is MQRKKDIYQGGAPVDRFREHSRLMHTHESMVDYIRRRHAMNSFLDAFTAGLFGFDFLRTVDGNLDEDSLYSDDDDDDDDDDDYYPRSVSHRPLEPHPRIRQLTDEEADKHAKELIEEEERRKEKTKRNKRKKLRKKEKKRLEKENAVKDVLPEEEQAKLDSSENQEENPVIENNTDANESPESAKSKIAAEAVGCDESCDNNKKENHVKMYKEEDEEQKNLEVNNSYVSTANSEVPEETCNQRPSREKKKKKSKLLEGQEPKEENPKVEEKPEVQKKEEKHEPNKEAAVDPVAEDFARRSRELAGIGNRLAASGQYEMAVKYFTDAIKYNPKEFKLFGNRSLCYERMQQYESALRDADLALCIEPNWIKGLFRKGKALCGLKRYYDASLIYKEVLQLESSSIEATQELKRAQTLHLMEMGFSWTQSSEALKSHATLEEAVEALFGGDSNPGPEDAAAVSRDIAEQPAVEEEDEDDEGEWIVLQTSRPRTQQIRESDASGQSRSKSQSPTPPSRNSVKPKRFPVWVGSLAPSVTYATLHELFSRAGTVNSIKMLLEHQCAFVNYTRKEDCERAIQCINGMVVEGSPLSVRYPSKFQMMPKSAADPSSQPGPYKKECFFWRTTGCTRSDCTYKHVPEHKNIDRDKFTSRLGNHHM